A window of Solanum stenotomum isolate F172 chromosome 3, ASM1918654v1, whole genome shotgun sequence contains these coding sequences:
- the LOC125860454 gene encoding probable inactive poly [ADP-ribose] polymerase SRO5 isoform X2: protein MENFVKPQFFSFLREEAAAAVQRYSPHHKFMAHSGFGNQFTESTSSSADDVQDPEVSDSESSVVGSVHEERSSGLMRIDEGDKIYGIIINKLLSGLGCFGLSTEITAIHKETCSSFIKQAKLQSFLIFSKAVEKKCGGNANVKYAWFGASKDEINNTFSHGFSHSSNNGAYSQAICLSPDDNSHDCLQAAVPDKNGVRHLLLCRVILGKTEVVHLGSGQCHPSSEEYDTGVDNLSSPRKYIVWSTHMNSYVFPEFMVSFRVSSHAKESQRNTVPVQNPKSPWITFPALISALSKFLPPQTVKLITKYHNDHKGRKITRRDLIQQVRKLAGDELLTAIIKSCKNKQSKGSTGNSSSTSSINFEQRDGRCCACHKSC, encoded by the exons ATGGAGAACTTTGTGAAGCCTCAGTTCTTCTCCTTTCTGCGTGAGGAAGCAGCAGCAGCAGTTCAACGGTACTCACCGCATCACAAGTTTATGGCTCATTCAGGATTTGGAAATCAATTTACCGAATCTACAAGCTCAAGCGCCGATGACGTGCAAGATCCAGAAGTTTCCGATTCCGAGAGTTCGGTTGTTGGTTCGGTACATGAAGAGAGAAGTTCTGGTTTGATGAGAATTGATGAAGGCGATAAGATATATGGTATTATAATTAACAAGTTGCTATCGGGTTTGGGTTGTTTTGGATTATCGACGGAAATTACGGCAATTCATAAGGAGACTTGCTCTAGTTTTATCAAGCAAGCGAAGCTTCAATCGTTTCTTATTTTCTCTAAAGCGGTGGAGAAGAAGTGCGGTGGGAATGCTAATGTGAAGTATGCTTGGTTTGGAGCTTCGAAAGATGAGATTAACAATACATTTTCACATGGATTTTCTCATTCATCAAACAATGGAGCTTACTCTCAAGCCATATGCCTTTCTCCGGATGATAATTCACACGATTG TCTGCAAGCTGCTGTTCCTGATAAAAATGGAGTAAGGCATCTATTGCTTTGTCGTGTGATACTGGGAAAAACTGAAGTTGTTCATCTTGGATCAGGACAGTGCCATCCGAGTTCTGAGGAATATGATACAGGGGTTGATAATTTATCTTCTCCTAGAAAGTATATCGTGTGGAGTACTCACATGAACAGTTACGTTTTCCCAGAATTTATGGTCAGTTTCAGAGTCAGCTCACATGCTAAAG AGTCTCAAAGGAATACAGTTCCTGTTCAGAATCCAAAATCACCTTGGATTACATTTCCTGCACTGATTTCTGCTCTATCGAAATTCTTGCCGCCTCAGACTGTCAAATTGATTACGAAATATCATAATGATCATAAG GGGAGAAAGATCACAAGACGAGACTTGATTCAGCAAGTGAGGAAACTAGCAGGGGACGAGTTGTTGACTGCAATCATCAAGTCCTGCAAGAATAAG CAAAGCAAAGGATCAACTGGAAACTCATCCAGCACAAGCTCAATTAACTTTGAGCAACGAGATGGAAGATGCTGTGCTTGCCACAAGAGTTGTTGA
- the LOC125860454 gene encoding probable inactive poly [ADP-ribose] polymerase SRO5 isoform X1: protein MENFVKPQFFSFLREEAAAAVQRYSPHHKFMAHSGFGNQFTESTSSSADDVQDPEVSDSESSVVGSVHEERSSGLMRIDEGDKIYGIIINKLLSGLGCFGLSTEITAIHKETCSSFIKQAKLQSFLIFSKAVEKKCGGNANVKYAWFGASKDEINNTFSHGFSHSSNNGAYSQAICLSPDDNSHDCLQAAVPDKNGVRHLLLCRVILGKTEVVHLGSGQCHPSSEEYDTGVDNLSSPRKYIVWSTHMNSYVFPEFMVSFRVSSHAKESQRNTVPVQNPKSPWITFPALISALSKFLPPQTVKLITKYHNDHKGRKITRRDLIQQVRKLAGDELLTAIIKSCKNKQQSKGSTGNSSSTSSINFEQRDGRCCACHKSC, encoded by the exons ATGGAGAACTTTGTGAAGCCTCAGTTCTTCTCCTTTCTGCGTGAGGAAGCAGCAGCAGCAGTTCAACGGTACTCACCGCATCACAAGTTTATGGCTCATTCAGGATTTGGAAATCAATTTACCGAATCTACAAGCTCAAGCGCCGATGACGTGCAAGATCCAGAAGTTTCCGATTCCGAGAGTTCGGTTGTTGGTTCGGTACATGAAGAGAGAAGTTCTGGTTTGATGAGAATTGATGAAGGCGATAAGATATATGGTATTATAATTAACAAGTTGCTATCGGGTTTGGGTTGTTTTGGATTATCGACGGAAATTACGGCAATTCATAAGGAGACTTGCTCTAGTTTTATCAAGCAAGCGAAGCTTCAATCGTTTCTTATTTTCTCTAAAGCGGTGGAGAAGAAGTGCGGTGGGAATGCTAATGTGAAGTATGCTTGGTTTGGAGCTTCGAAAGATGAGATTAACAATACATTTTCACATGGATTTTCTCATTCATCAAACAATGGAGCTTACTCTCAAGCCATATGCCTTTCTCCGGATGATAATTCACACGATTG TCTGCAAGCTGCTGTTCCTGATAAAAATGGAGTAAGGCATCTATTGCTTTGTCGTGTGATACTGGGAAAAACTGAAGTTGTTCATCTTGGATCAGGACAGTGCCATCCGAGTTCTGAGGAATATGATACAGGGGTTGATAATTTATCTTCTCCTAGAAAGTATATCGTGTGGAGTACTCACATGAACAGTTACGTTTTCCCAGAATTTATGGTCAGTTTCAGAGTCAGCTCACATGCTAAAG AGTCTCAAAGGAATACAGTTCCTGTTCAGAATCCAAAATCACCTTGGATTACATTTCCTGCACTGATTTCTGCTCTATCGAAATTCTTGCCGCCTCAGACTGTCAAATTGATTACGAAATATCATAATGATCATAAG GGGAGAAAGATCACAAGACGAGACTTGATTCAGCAAGTGAGGAAACTAGCAGGGGACGAGTTGTTGACTGCAATCATCAAGTCCTGCAAGAATAAG CAGCAAAGCAAAGGATCAACTGGAAACTCATCCAGCACAAGCTCAATTAACTTTGAGCAACGAGATGGAAGATGCTGTGCTTGCCACAAGAGTTGTTGA